The Kribbella sp. NBC_00662 nucleotide sequence TGTCGCCGGCGTCGAGGGGGTCGCCGAGGGTGTTTGGCTCGGCGTGGTTGGGCTTGCGGTCGGGGTCGGCGTTGTCGGTGTCGCCGGGGTTGTGGGGGTGGCGGGGGTCGTCGGCGGCGGGGTGGTCGGAGTGGTCGGAGTGGTCGGCTTGCTCGGTGGCGAGGTCGGCCGGGTCGGTCCGGTCGTGGCCGGAGTGGTCGCGGCCGTCGTGGTCGGCGTGGGTGTTGCGGTGGTGGGGATTGCGGTGGCTGGGTCCTGGGTGCGGGATTGCGTCGGTTCGGGTGCCATCCAGGGCGGAGCGGGTTTGCTGGGGGATGCCGACGGGCTCAACGGCACCAGGGGCTTGCCGACCGGGAGCTTCGGTCTCGGGGTCGACCTCGACGTACCTTGCGTCCGCTCTATGCTCGGGACGGGTCGGGCCGAGGGCGGCGCCTGGGTCGACGCGGTCTCGTGCGACCGGAACGGGATCAGGAACAGCGCGCCTACTGTCAGAGCCAGGGCTGCTGTCCCGATGGTCAACTTCAGAACGGGTGTACGCCGACGGATGTGCCGCGGACCGGACTGCCTCACAACGCAAAACCTTTCGCCCCCAGGCCGAAAGGGAGCCTACCGACTCGAACGCTTCAATCGAAGCTCACCGTGAGTGCCTGAACGGCTCCGTCCGGTGCCCATTCCAGCTCCATCGAGCCGGTTCCACCGCCCGACCAGCGGAAACGCGCCGACTCGTCGCCGTCCTCGAGCAGCGTCATGGTCTCGGTCGGCGGGTTTTCCCGGTACGCCGCGGCGATCGCCGTCCGACCTTCGAACGGCCCGACCGGAATGGCGACGAATCGCATCGTCGCGTCCGGCGCGAACCGCTCGGCGAACGTGTCCCAGTCGCCGGTCGTGACGGCCTGGTTGAACGCGTCGACGTGGTCGGCTGTCCGGCTCATTTGCCGTCCCGTTTGCGGTCCCGGAGGATCTTGCGGATGGCGGCGACCCGATCGGCGTACGCCGCCTCGCCGCCGCGCCGGGTCGGGTTGTAGTAGTCGGTGCCGTCGATCACGTCCGGGGCGTACTGCTGCGGCACGACGCCGCGCGGATCGTTGTGCGAGTACTCGTACGACGAGCCGTGACCGATCTTCTTGGCGCCGGCGTAGTGCGCGTCCCGCAGATGCGGCGGCACCGGACCGACCTTGCCCGCCTTCACGTCCGCGATCGCGGCGTCGACGGCCATGATCACCGCGTTGGACTTCGGCGCCAGCGCGAGGGCGACGACCGCCTGCGCGAGGTTGATCCGCGCCTCCGGCATACCGATCAACTGCACCGCCTCGGCCGCGGCGACCGCGACACCGAGCGCCGTCGGGTCGCCCATCCCGATGTCCTCGCTCGCGGAGATCACCAGCCGTCGGGCGATGAACCGCGGGTCCTCCCCCGCCTCGATCATCCGGGCCAGGTAGTGCATGGAGGCGTCGACGTCCGAACCCCGGATCGACTTGATCAACGCCGAGGCCACGTCGTAGTGCTGATCCCCGGCCCGGTCGTACCGCACCGCGGCCCGGTCGACCGCCGTCTCCAGAGTCTTCAGATCGATCACCGCCGGTACGTCGTCGGTGTTCTTCGCGCGGGCTCCGCCGGCGGCGGCTTCCAGGTACGTCAGCGCGCGGCGCGCGTCTCCACCGGCCATCCGGAGCAGATGGTCGCGAGCGTCCTCCGCCAGCTCGAACTCACCGTTCAGCCCGCGCTCGTCGGCGAGCGCCCGGTCGAGCAGTACGGCGATGTCGTCGTCGGTGAGCGACTCGAGCGTGAGCAGCAGGCTTCGGGACAGCAGCGGAGAGATCACCGAGAAGAACGGGTTCTCGGTGGTGGCTGCGACCAGCGTCACCCAGCGGTTCTCGACACCGGGCAGCAGTGCATCCTGCTGGGCCTTGGTGAAGCGGTGGACCTCGTCGATGAACAGCACAGTCTCGACCGCACCGGACGCACGGGACAGGTCGCGGCGAGCGCCGTCGATCACCTGCCGCACGTCCTTCACCCCGGCCGTGACCGCGGACAGCTCCACGAACTTCCGGTTGGTCTGGTGTGACACCACGGCCGCGATCGTGGTCTTGCCCGTCCCCGGAGGGCCCCACAGCAACAGCGACATCGGCTGGTCGCCCTCCACCAGCCGGCGCAGCGGCGAGCCCGGCGCGAGCAGATGTTGCTGCCCCACCAACTCGTCCAGACTCCGCGGCCGCATCCGCACCGCCAACGGAGCCGCCGTGTGATCCACATCCGCCAGACTCCCGCCACCACGGGCCGGCGCAGGCGCACCCGGAAGATCGAACAACCCATCACTCACCCGAGCAGCCTAACCAGCCCCACCGACATCCCGATCGGGCCGCCCTGTCCGGCCGGCGCTATCGGTCCTTGCCGGGGCGGTGGTTGGTGGTGTTGCGGAGTGCGCGGTTGTCGCGGCGGGTGGTGGGTGGGTCTGTGCTGAGGGTGCCGATGAGGTCGTTGCGGACCGAGCGGAGCTGCGCCTGGGCCGGATCGAGTCTGGTTGCGACCGCGTCGCTGTGGTCCTGCCAGGCGTCCCTGGTTTCCTTGAGATACAGCGCGAACGCAGGCGCCTTCAGCGCCAGATCGGCCCAGAGCGGCGCTCCGGTCAGATCCACACCCAGGCTGTAGAGCGCGTACGTCGACGTCAGCCGCGCCTGCTGCATGAACGCCGCACGCCGGCTGATCGGCGCCTCCTGCCGCCGAGCCAGATCGAGGCGGTCGTCCATCAACTGCCGGCCCTGCCGGACCATCTCGTCCGCGGACTGACGTAGCGGCGCGCTCACCCGGACCTGCGCGCCCTCGGCGATCACGTCCCGCAGGACACTCGCGCGGGCCAGCCGGGTCAGGGACTGTGCGAGCCAGTCGTCGTCGCGGACAGGCAGGTTCGCACGTCCGCCGTACGCGTCGTCGAACTCCGTCCGGAGATCGGCGAAGCTCGTCGCCGGCAACGTCCGGCCCTCGATCGCGGCCCGGTTGACTGCCTGCGCGGACGCCTCTTCGAGGCTCAGGCCCCACTGGTTCCTGGGATCGAGCGACAGATCGGCCGCAGCCACCAGGATCTGTTCAGCGTCCGTGCCCTCGACATCCAGGCGTACGCCGTCCAGCTCGAGCCGACGCCACCAATGCGCGAGCCTGTCCGCGACCTGCCGCGCCCGGTCCGTCGTAGCCGAGGGGAACGACTGCTCGTACCGTTCGAGCGCCAACAGCGCCTCGGCGGCGAACATGCCCACCACCTGCTGCGCGGCGGCGAGCTCGTCCCGGCTCGGCTCGCGAAACCCGGCCCGCGGCGTCATTGCCGGCCGTCCAGCTCCGCCTGTACTCGCTCGACGGCTTCGGCCCGGCGCCGGAGACTGTCGAACCGCTCGGCCTTCTCCGGGTCGGCCGGCTGGTAGTCGGCATCGTCCGCGGCCTCGACCGGGACGTACCACCACCGGCCCGCGTACCGGGTCGGACCGACCTCCGTCCCGGCGAGCATCGGCGTCGCCGCACCGGAGTCGAGCAACTCACGCATGCGGTCCTGCGAAATGGTGTCGTCGGTCACTCAAACGACTGTAGGACGCCGAGGGGCGAACACGAGGTGGTATGTGCCGCTGCGTCGCAGCAGCACGATGGTCGGGATCTGCAGTACGACGATCGTGACGGCGGTGATGACCGGGTCGGTGGCCGGTACGACCGAGATCGGCAGGGTGTAGGCGAGCACGACGCGGACGATCGCATCGACGATCGACGCGATCCCCCACCAGACCGTGATCCACTTCCACGCCTCGCGGAAACGGGCGTTGGTCTCCCAGAGCTGATCCATCAGCTCGCCACGACGCGGCATGATCGCCTTGGTGAAGGTGTAGGTCAGCGGCTGCGGATGCCGCAGAGACCACAGATTGATGCCGGCGAACGGCAGGCTGATCCACGCGTTCCGGACGAGCAACAGGCGCGCGTCGCCACCGATGACCGCGACGACCGTACTGGCGACCATGCTCACCACGACGACCATCCCGACCAGGTCCGCACGGCGTTCCCGCACCAGCGAGACCGCGGAACTGATCAGCCCTGGGACGACGCCGGCGAGCAGCGCGATCAGGTCGCTCACCCCGAGTGCCTTCAGGCCGTAGTACAGGGCGAGTGGGACGGCGATGTCGACGACGAGAAGCCAGCGGCCTTTGCGCGTGCGGGGCATGACCTGAGATTCGCGCAGCAAGCCGCCGGCCGGCATCGAGCCGACGGCTGTGCACGCCTAGACCAAAGTCTTAGTCCTTCTTGTCCGGCTTCTCGTCGTCGGCGGCGTCGCGCAGTTCCTCGGGCTCGTCCACGTCGTCCACGTCGTCCCCGTCGTCCCCGTCGTCCACGTCGCGGAGTTCCTCGGGGAGGTCGTCCTCGTCGAACTCCTCCTGGAGGATCTCCTCCGGCTCGGCGACCGACTCGGGCTTGATCGCGTTGCGCAGGCGGCCGAGGATCCGGTCGGCCTCGGTGCCGAACGGGTTGTCGTTGACCAGGTACGTCCAGGTCGCGGTCGGCCGCGGGATCCCGCTGGCCTCCTCGTCGAGCCCGTCGGCCGTGATCTCCGCCGTACCGAACGTCTCGGCGGCGTCCTTCCAGGCGTCCTCGATCAGCGTGTCGAAGGACGCGATCGCCGACTTGTTGAACTCGTCGATCGGCTTCAGGTGCACGATGCCGCCGGCCAGCGACCGCAGGTGGATGCCCTCACGCAGGTCGGCCAGGTACGCCAGGTGGTCGGTCCAGCGGCGGTCCAGGTGACCGAGCGCGATCCGCCGGGCGGCGGCCTTCACCACGTCCTCGCCGACCTCGTCGACCAGTTCGTCGTAGCGCTCCTTGGCCCTCTCGGCCAGCTCGGTCGCGGCCAGGTCCTCGGTCAGCACCTTCTCGCGGGTCTCGAGCAGGATCGCCCGCTGCTGACCGGTGAGCCGGTTGTACTGCCAGGTGGTCCGGTGCAGCTCGGCATTCGCGCCGTCGGCGACGCGCTGCGCGTGCTCCAGCACCCCGATCGACTTGCGGTCGGTCAGCCGCCCGGTCTCGTCCGGGTGCGGGCGCAGACCGGACGAAACGGAGTACCGCGTGACCAGCTCGTCCCCCAGCGACGCGAAGAACAGCGTCCCGCCCGGGTCACCCTGACGGCCGGCGCGACCACGCAGCTGGTCGTCGAGTCGCCGTGACGCGTGCAGGCCGGTGCCGATCACGTACAGGCCACCGAGCTCAATGGCCTTCTCCTTGTCGTGCGACTCGTCCCGGCCGCCCAGCCGGATGTCCGTACCGCGGCCGGCCATCTGCGTCGACACCGTCACGGTCCCCGGCACACCGGCCTCGGCGATGATCGCGGCCTCTTCGGCGTCGTTCTTCGCGTTCAGTACGACGTGCTCGATCTCGGCCGCCGCGAGCTTGTCGCTGAGCTGCTCGGACTCCTCGACGCTGTGCGTGCCGATCAGGATCGGCCGGCCCGACTCGTGCACGACGCCGATGTGCTTGACCAGCGCTTCGTTCTTCTGCTCGACGGTCAGGTACAACCGGTCGGGGTCGTCCTTGCGGATGTTCGGAGTGTTCGGCGGTACGACGGCCACGTCGACCTCGTAGAACTCCTGCAGCGACTCCCCGACGACGACCGCCGTACCGGTCATGCCGCACAGCGTCTTGTACCGCTTGACCAGCGCCTGCACGGTGATGCTGTCCAGCACCTCACCGGAGTCGCTGACCGGCACGGCCTCCTTCGCCTCGACGGCTGCCTGCAGACCGTCGGGCCAGCGCTGCAGCTTCGCGACCCGGCCGCGGTTGTTGTTGATCAGGCTGACCTTGCCGTCACGGACCAGGTAGTCGACGTCACGCCGCAACAGCACCTCGGCGTGCAGCGCGACATTGATCTGGGTCAACCGATCCAGGTTCTCGTCCGCGTAGAGATTGAACTCCTTCGGCTCCGACTCTTCGGCCTCCGCGTCGTCAGCCTCGGGCTCGTCGGCCGCCGAGGCGTCGACCGTCTCCGCGTCGTCAGTCGTCAAGTCAGTCGCGGCCTCGTCGGCCGCAGCTTCCTCGGCCGCAGCTTCCTCGGCCGCCCGCTCCTCGGCCGCCCGCTCCTCGGCCGCCCGCTCCTCGGCTGCCTGCTCCTCGGCTCTTGCGCCGAGGGCTTTTTCGACCTTGTCGGTGCCGCGGTCGGTGAGGGCGACCGTCCGGCCGTCGCCGTCGATCTCGTAGTCGACGCCTGCGCGCAGCGTCCGGACCAGCTGGACCACGTCGTCGTCCAGAGCCTCGGACCGGGTCGCACCGGCCAGCACCATCGGCACCCGGGCCTCGTCGATCAGCACCGAGTCCGCCTCGTCCACGAGCGCCACGTCCGCGTCGACGGTGACCCGGTCGGCGACATCGGTGACGAGACGATCCCGCAGTACGTCGAACCCGATCTCGTTGACCGGGACGTAGCAGACCTCGGCCTGATACGCCTCCCGGCGCTCCTCCGGCGTCGACACCTGCCCGACATGCGACACAGTCACACCGAGCAGCTCGTACACCGGGCCCATCCACTCGGCGTCGCGCTTGGCCAGGTAGTCGTTGACGGCGAGCACATGCACCTTGCGGCCGCCGATCGCATACCCGGCGGCAGCGATCGCACCGGCCAGCGTCTTGCCCTCACCGGTCGCCATCTCGACGACCCGGCCCTGCAGCATCGCCAGCGCGCCTACGACCTGCCCGTCGAACGCCCGCTCGCCGAGCGCCCGCCTACCGGCGTCCCGGGCCAGGGCGAGAAACTCGATCTGCTCGTCCTCGTGCAGGCCACCGGTCGTCCGCAGCTCCGTGGCCGCTTCGGTGAGCTCTTCGTCGGTCAGGGACTGGACCGATTCCTCCGCCTCGCCGACCAGCTGGGTGAGCCGTTCGTACGGGCCGAGATCGATCGAGCCGGGGCGCTGCAGCAGCCGGCGGAAGCGAGAAGCGATTTTCAGGGCCATGATGCAGGCAACGTACAGCCTCGGCGTGTCGTTCCGCTCGTCAGGTCAGGGTGTCCACTCGTACGGTGTCGTGGTTGTAACGGCGTGGAGACCGAGCTTCTGCAGAATGGGCCGGGAGTCCTCGGAGGCGTCGACGCGGAGGAACTCGTACCCGCGGTCTTTGGCCAGGCGAGCGCGGTGGACGAGCAGAGCGCTGTAGATCCCCTGACGGCGCCACTCCGGGAGCGTGCCGCCGCCCCACAGGCTGGCGAACCCGGTGCCGGGGTGGAACCGGATCCACGCCGCCGACACCGCCGGGCCCTGCTTGAGCACGTCCTCGACCAAGAACACGGACAACCGGTCCGGGAACATCCGCGCCTCGCCCTGGAGCTGCTCCACGATCCGCGCCAGCCCGCTGTCCCACAGCGTGTCGGTCAGTACGGCGATCCGGTGGAAGTCGTCCGGTCCGTCGGCCTCCCGCAGCCGCACCTTCGACGGCAGCGCCGACGGCCGCTCCAGGATCCGGTCGACCTCTCCGAGGATCAGCGTCTCCGGCTCCTGCTTGCTGAAGCCGGCCTTGACCAGGCGCTCGCCCAGATCGGCCGGCTCGTCGTACGCGTAGGTCTTCCACTCGAACGGCAGCCCGCGCTCCCGGAAGAACGCCAGCTCATGCTCGATCACCGCGTCCGGGTCGTCCCCGAGCCCGCGCGGCGTCTCGACGAAACCGGCTCCCTCGGGACCTTCGACGTACGAGCGATGCACGAGCCCCTCATGCTCCTGCTTCCAGCCGGGAATCGCGTCCGCGTCCGGTAACCGGATCCGGCGGTGGAACACGTCGAGCAGTTCGTCTGGCGTCATGCCCGGCAGTCAACCAATCCGGCACTTGGTGCGTCCAACGAGATAAGTCCTGAAGGGGGGACATCATGAAACTTCACCACATCACCCCCAAGGCGATCCTCACCGCAATCGCAGTGCTGACAGTCCCCACCGTGGCATTCGCCGCGCCGACCGTCAGCGGATCGTCCACCGCCCCCCACAAGACCTCCGTCACGACCGCCTCCGCGTCCTGCCCGCGCGGTTGGGGTTCGTTACCCGAGGTCAACAGCCGGATGGTGCAGTCACCGGTCACCAACGTCCGCACCGGACGGCACACGTGCTACGACCGGCTCGTCGTCGACATCCGCGGGCGCGCCGCGGGGTACGACGTTCGCTACGTGAAGAACGTCTTCACCGACGGCGCCGGCCACCTCGTCCCGCTGCGCGGTGGGGCGAAACTACAGGTCGTCGTCCGCGCTCCGGCGTACAGCTCGACCGGCGCCGCGACGTACGCACCGAAGAACGGCAAGGAGCTGACCAACGTGGCCGGCTACAGCACGTTCCGCCAGGTCGCTTACGCGGGGACCTTCGAAGGACAGACGACGATCGGGCTGGGCGTCCGTGCCCGGCTTCCGTTCCGGGTCTACACGCTGGCCGGGCCGGGATCGAACACCCGGTTGGTGATCGACGTCGCGCACCACTGGTAGGCCGCACTGGTAAGCCCCACTGGAAAGCCCCGCCCCGCGGTCGCCCGGTTCCTCACCCGGGCGACCGCTTCGGCTTTCTACAGCGTCCGGTTGAGCAGGTCGTAGAAGCTGTTGCCGAGGAGCAGTTCGTACGGATCGGTCAGCAGCGGTCCGAGTTCCGCCATGTCGGACGGCGTCCACGACCAGGCGCCGATGAGACCCGAGATGAACAGCGGGCTCGCACCGTCCCAGTTCGCGATCCGCTGGTCCAGCGCGGCCTTGAACTCGGCGGCCTTACCGGGTGCGCCCCAGCCACCCGTGATGGGGATGCCACCCTGGCGGACGGTCAGCGTGTCGCCGTCCCAGGTCTGCATGATCCCCTTGGTCGGCGTGTAATCGGCGTACCCCTTGGCGATCTCCTCCGACAGCTTGACCCAGGTGCCGTCCTGCCGGCCGCTGTACGCGTACACGACCTCCAGGGCGGTGCGGCGCATGAAGTCGCCGGTCATCTTGAGGTACTGCGTGAGCTCGGCGGGGGTCCACGAGGCCGGATACGTGTACCCACCGCCGGACGGGCCGCAGACCAGGTAGTCGTTGGCGGTCGCGGTCCGCTGATAGTGGCTGTAGATGTTCGGACCGGCCTCGGCGAGCAGCGGGCTGATCGTCCAGTTCGTCGGCACTTCGCCGCGCTTCGGGTCGTCCCAGATGTCGCGCAGCCGGCGCTGGCAGTACTGGATGTTGTCGCCTTCGCCGAACGTCAGGGTCAGGTAGACCTTGTTCTTCGCCTTGCTGACCCGCCGTACCGGCCGGGGCTTGCTCGAGATCGGCGCGGCCGTGCCGGCGTGGACCGTGCCGTTCATGTAGAAGTCGGCCGCGACCACCGGCGAACCGCCCTTGCTCGCGAGGTCGACGCCGTCCCACTCACCGGAGACGTCGTTCGCGAACCAGCCCATGTACGGCGCAAGCGTGGGCCACTTGGCGTAGTGCTCGATGAGCAGATCGCCGGTCTCGCCGCCGGGTGGTAGCCAGCTCACCAGGGCCTTGGTGGCAACCACGTAGTCGCGGAAGTACGGGAACGGCTCGACGCGGGTCGGCGACGTGTCCGTGGCGCTGACGAGGTACTGGTTCCACATCTCCACGGTGACGACGAGGGACGTCGTACCCGCCGGTGGTTCGAAGCGGTAGATCCAGTAGTTGCCGCCGTCGGCGAACCGGTTGGCCTCGCCGCCGATCGACGAGTGCGAGCCGTCGAACAGGTACGGCGCTTCTTCCGGAGTGTTGGGCTCGAAGCGGGCGAACTCGGTACCGTTCGCCGTCACCACCACGTGGCGCACCGACGCACCCCAGCCGTCGTCGGTGAACGAGTCCGCGAACCGGACGTACACCGCCTCCTTGCCGAGCTTGGCCGAGACGTCCAGGTTGTAGGTGCCTCG carries:
- a CDS encoding replication-associated recombination protein A, with protein sequence MSDGLFDLPGAPAPARGGGSLADVDHTAAPLAVRMRPRSLDELVGQQHLLAPGSPLRRLVEGDQPMSLLLWGPPGTGKTTIAAVVSHQTNRKFVELSAVTAGVKDVRQVIDGARRDLSRASGAVETVLFIDEVHRFTKAQQDALLPGVENRWVTLVAATTENPFFSVISPLLSRSLLLTLESLTDDDIAVLLDRALADERGLNGEFELAEDARDHLLRMAGGDARRALTYLEAAAGGARAKNTDDVPAVIDLKTLETAVDRAAVRYDRAGDQHYDVASALIKSIRGSDVDASMHYLARMIEAGEDPRFIARRLVISASEDIGMGDPTALGVAVAAAEAVQLIGMPEARINLAQAVVALALAPKSNAVIMAVDAAIADVKAGKVGPVPPHLRDAHYAGAKKIGHGSSYEYSHNDPRGVVPQQYAPDVIDGTDYYNPTRRGGEAAYADRVAAIRKILRDRKRDGK
- a CDS encoding GNAT family N-acetyltransferase is translated as MTPDELLDVFHRRIRLPDADAIPGWKQEHEGLVHRSYVEGPEGAGFVETPRGLGDDPDAVIEHELAFFRERGLPFEWKTYAYDEPADLGERLVKAGFSKQEPETLILGEVDRILERPSALPSKVRLREADGPDDFHRIAVLTDTLWDSGLARIVEQLQGEARMFPDRLSVFLVEDVLKQGPAVSAAWIRFHPGTGFASLWGGGTLPEWRRQGIYSALLVHRARLAKDRGYEFLRVDASEDSRPILQKLGLHAVTTTTPYEWTP
- a CDS encoding accessory Sec system translocase SecA2, yielding MALKIASRFRRLLQRPGSIDLGPYERLTQLVGEAEESVQSLTDEELTEAATELRTTGGLHEDEQIEFLALARDAGRRALGERAFDGQVVGALAMLQGRVVEMATGEGKTLAGAIAAAGYAIGGRKVHVLAVNDYLAKRDAEWMGPVYELLGVTVSHVGQVSTPEERREAYQAEVCYVPVNEIGFDVLRDRLVTDVADRVTVDADVALVDEADSVLIDEARVPMVLAGATRSEALDDDVVQLVRTLRAGVDYEIDGDGRTVALTDRGTDKVEKALGARAEEQAAEERAAEERAAEERAAEEAAAEEAAADEAATDLTTDDAETVDASAADEPEADDAEAEESEPKEFNLYADENLDRLTQINVALHAEVLLRRDVDYLVRDGKVSLINNNRGRVAKLQRWPDGLQAAVEAKEAVPVSDSGEVLDSITVQALVKRYKTLCGMTGTAVVVGESLQEFYEVDVAVVPPNTPNIRKDDPDRLYLTVEQKNEALVKHIGVVHESGRPILIGTHSVEESEQLSDKLAAAEIEHVVLNAKNDAEEAAIIAEAGVPGTVTVSTQMAGRGTDIRLGGRDESHDKEKAIELGGLYVIGTGLHASRRLDDQLRGRAGRQGDPGGTLFFASLGDELVTRYSVSSGLRPHPDETGRLTDRKSIGVLEHAQRVADGANAELHRTTWQYNRLTGQQRAILLETREKVLTEDLAATELAERAKERYDELVDEVGEDVVKAAARRIALGHLDRRWTDHLAYLADLREGIHLRSLAGGIVHLKPIDEFNKSAIASFDTLIEDAWKDAAETFGTAEITADGLDEEASGIPRPTATWTYLVNDNPFGTEADRILGRLRNAIKPESVAEPEEILQEEFDEDDLPEELRDVDDGDDGDDVDDVDEPEELRDAADDEKPDKKD
- a CDS encoding VC0807 family protein, which codes for MPRTRKGRWLLVVDIAVPLALYYGLKALGVSDLIALLAGVVPGLISSAVSLVRERRADLVGMVVVVSMVASTVVAVIGGDARLLLVRNAWISLPFAGINLWSLRHPQPLTYTFTKAIMPRRGELMDQLWETNARFREAWKWITVWWGIASIVDAIVRVVLAYTLPISVVPATDPVITAVTIVVLQIPTIVLLRRSGTYHLVFAPRRPTVV
- a CDS encoding nuclear transport factor 2 family protein, coding for MSRTADHVDAFNQAVTTGDWDTFAERFAPDATMRFVAIPVGPFEGRTAIAAAYRENPPTETMTLLEDGDESARFRWSGGGTGSMELEWAPDGAVQALTVSFD
- a CDS encoding GxGYxYP domain-containing protein — its product is MVSRRAFLAGSGAVTAGGFGLLQPFGSTAQAAVSSTSGSPARLLPVFNRPKHLDYGDVSKLSGGDQTLLTTLQGIVNRKEPELYFIYDTGTQSVPDAKWLTDLHLPTKLYKNPMDLVAKYRNRVRGAIVHDPAVPDSLNVATTLAGLENAVVADADQAKAYGLKIVKDLRGVFDDDVVKTYRWQLDNLFPRVTKQLLAGLPPTRVVDVEGVVWQEIARETQQIRDSSNRGTYNLDVSAKLGKEAVYVRFADSFTDDGWGASVRHVVVTANGTEFARFEPNTPEEAPYLFDGSHSSIGGEANRFADGGNYWIYRFEPPAGTTSLVVTVEMWNQYLVSATDTSPTRVEPFPYFRDYVVATKALVSWLPPGGETGDLLIEHYAKWPTLAPYMGWFANDVSGEWDGVDLASKGGSPVVAADFYMNGTVHAGTAAPISSKPRPVRRVSKAKNKVYLTLTFGEGDNIQYCQRRLRDIWDDPKRGEVPTNWTISPLLAEAGPNIYSHYQRTATANDYLVCGPSGGGYTYPASWTPAELTQYLKMTGDFMRRTALEVVYAYSGRQDGTWVKLSEEIAKGYADYTPTKGIMQTWDGDTLTVRQGGIPITGGWGAPGKAAEFKAALDQRIANWDGASPLFISGLIGAWSWTPSDMAELGPLLTDPYELLLGNSFYDLLNRTL